One window of the Thermococcus sp. P6 genome contains the following:
- a CDS encoding DUF257 family protein — protein MDNVLSGIRPGESVLVEHSPVASPEILLYVLMEEYLKAGNYIIIDDIADTFREYVTRLELMGLNTGHLMEIPVIKIGGRHNFGNVVGRVDVEKYSLNFDYYREAYEKVAPETVVFNPVLGIHRLFMAFGRNESIRLIRTISNFVGDKSRLAFYFINGEVVERRSPDLLPLLEEIFTTVLRWELIEGEYRVKVVKSTSPATLGSVISVDFKDLVALKSMQRD, from the coding sequence ATGGATAACGTACTTTCTGGAATCCGTCCCGGAGAGAGTGTTCTCGTTGAGCATTCCCCGGTAGCGTCCCCCGAGATTCTGCTGTACGTTCTCATGGAAGAGTACCTGAAGGCCGGTAATTACATCATCATCGATGACATTGCAGATACCTTCCGGGAGTACGTAACCCGTCTCGAGCTCATGGGACTGAACACCGGACACCTGATGGAGATCCCCGTGATAAAGATAGGCGGGAGGCACAATTTCGGCAACGTCGTGGGCAGGGTCGATGTGGAGAAGTACTCCCTCAACTTTGACTACTACCGCGAGGCTTATGAGAAAGTTGCGCCGGAGACGGTCGTTTTCAATCCGGTTCTTGGCATTCACAGGCTCTTCATGGCCTTTGGAAGAAACGAATCGATAAGGCTCATCCGGACCATCTCCAATTTCGTTGGGGATAAAAGCCGCCTTGCCTTCTACTTCATAAACGGGGAGGTTGTGGAGAGGAGAAGCCCGGATCTCCTGCCCCTGCTGGAGGAAATCTTCACCACCGTGCTCAGGTGGGAGCTGATCGAGGGGGAGTACCGGGTGAAGGTGGTGAAATCGACGAGTCCCGCCACCCTCGGTTCCGTGATCTCCGTGGACTTCAAAGATCTGGTGGCTTTGAAAAGCATGCAAAGGGATTAA
- a CDS encoding universal stress protein, which yields MRILVLIDGSKWSQKAALHAIAIAKRKGWKITLFSAMDWREAKVLAFNVGMRIQDLEDVRKFEEEVWHEMKKDIRETMTNLLEFCHEEGVNCSIRIVEGVARKAVLEEANSGKYGLVVMGAYGRSGKTRIGSLLEEVIGQIKPPTMVVR from the coding sequence ATGAGGATACTCGTGCTCATTGACGGTTCAAAGTGGAGCCAGAAGGCGGCACTGCACGCGATAGCGATAGCGAAAAGGAAGGGCTGGAAGATCACACTCTTCTCGGCCATGGACTGGCGGGAAGCCAAGGTGCTGGCCTTCAACGTGGGGATGAGGATTCAGGACCTCGAGGACGTCCGAAAGTTCGAGGAAGAGGTGTGGCACGAGATGAAGAAGGACATAAGGGAGACCATGACGAACCTCCTTGAGTTCTGTCATGAGGAGGGGGTGAACTGCTCGATAAGGATAGTTGAGGGTGTTGCCAGAAAGGCGGTGCTCGAGGAGGCTAACTCCGGAAAGTACGGACTCGTCGTCATGGGGGCCTACGGAAGGAGCGGGAAGACGAGGATAGGCAGTCTGCTCGAGGAGGTCATAGGTCAGATAAAACCCCCGACGATGGTTGTCCGCTGA
- a CDS encoding SLC13 family permease, translating into MTPSEEMIIALSVFAFTYALIITEKVHRTVAALFGASLVLFAGVVPWEKVPEYLDLGTLLLLVGMMMIVNTARESGLFEFIAIKTAKLAKGSPMRVLLLFSVVTAVVSSVLDNVTTVLLLTPMLLYIARLMEVNPVPYLLAEIFSSNIGGTATLIGDPPNIMIGSAAGLSFNEFLVNMGPIAAVDLILTVGVIYLAYRNVMRISPEGRERIRSTIENLREEEAVRDYSLFRKSLTVIIAVVLLFFVHDRLGLHPAVVALTGASVLLIWSRMEPTEVLEKVEWTAIFFFMGLFIIVGSLVQTGVIKDVASWLLTYLHTTGEAVVVITWFSAVASSIVDNIPLTATMIPLIKSMGVSLNVYPLWWALSLGACLGGNGTAIGASANVVVLGIAARERVKITFMDFLKIGLVIMLLTVGVGTLIIWVKYVGV; encoded by the coding sequence ATGACCCCCAGCGAAGAGATGATCATAGCCCTCTCGGTGTTCGCCTTTACCTACGCCCTGATAATAACCGAGAAGGTTCATAGAACGGTTGCCGCACTGTTCGGCGCTTCACTGGTGCTTTTTGCCGGTGTGGTCCCGTGGGAAAAGGTGCCGGAATACCTGGATCTGGGAACCCTGCTCCTGCTCGTGGGCATGATGATGATAGTCAACACCGCCAGAGAAAGTGGTCTCTTTGAGTTCATAGCCATCAAAACCGCGAAGCTTGCAAAGGGAAGCCCCATGAGGGTCCTCCTCCTCTTCTCGGTGGTTACTGCCGTAGTCAGTTCGGTTCTCGATAACGTTACGACGGTCCTCCTGCTCACGCCGATGCTCCTCTACATAGCCCGCCTCATGGAAGTCAACCCCGTTCCCTACCTTCTGGCGGAGATCTTCTCCTCCAACATCGGTGGAACGGCCACCCTCATCGGCGATCCCCCGAATATAATGATAGGCTCGGCCGCGGGGCTCAGCTTCAACGAGTTCCTCGTTAACATGGGCCCCATAGCGGCGGTGGATCTCATCCTGACGGTCGGTGTGATATACCTTGCCTACAGGAACGTGATGAGGATAAGCCCGGAGGGAAGGGAGCGGATCCGGTCCACCATCGAGAACCTCAGGGAGGAGGAGGCGGTAAGGGATTACTCCCTCTTCCGGAAGTCGCTTACCGTTATAATCGCCGTCGTGCTGCTCTTCTTTGTCCATGACAGGCTCGGGCTCCATCCCGCGGTGGTTGCCCTCACCGGCGCTTCGGTTCTCCTGATCTGGAGCAGAATGGAGCCCACGGAGGTCCTTGAGAAGGTGGAGTGGACGGCCATATTCTTCTTCATGGGGCTCTTCATCATAGTCGGCTCCCTCGTCCAGACGGGGGTTATAAAGGACGTTGCGAGCTGGCTTTTAACGTACCTCCACACGACGGGTGAGGCAGTGGTGGTGATAACGTGGTTCTCGGCCGTAGCCTCGTCCATAGTGGACAACATCCCCCTGACCGCCACCATGATACCCCTGATAAAGTCGATGGGCGTTTCTCTGAACGTTTATCCCCTCTGGTGGGCGCTCTCACTCGGAGCCTGCCTCGGCGGGAACGGAACGGCCATAGGTGCAAGCGCCAACGTCGTGGTTCTGGGTATCGCCGCTAGAGAGCGCGTTAAAATAACCTTCATGGACTTCCTCAAGATTGGCCTCGTGATAATGCTACTTACGGTCGGCGTGGGCACCTTGATAATCTGGGTGAAGTACGTGGGGGTGTGA